The DNA window GAGGATTTTTTCGATTTGGAACTAGGTTTTCACTACGTTGATTGCCTCCCCACTTTAGATTCGCATGGTCCTTTCAACTAAGGTTGTAGGTGTTCAAATAGGAACTTCCACCCCTATTGCCCAAATAATTCACTTCTTCCGGTTGGGTTTCAGAATATGGCACTTAACTCCAAGCAGCACCATTCATGGATAGCTTAACAGTGGTCTCTAGAtgatataatttttccaaaatctgtTAATTTTTGTCATCCTCTTTGACTGCTTTAGTCACTGACCACTTCAGATTTTATAAGAAACGCTCATTGGGCAACATGTATGAGTTCATAGCCTTGTCTTCGATCAAGTGACAGGCTCACTCATATGTGTTTTTCATGAAGGCCCCATTGGATGCTCAATCTAATCCGGCATTCAAGTTACCATCCAATCCattgtaaaatatttacaattGCAACCATTCTTGCATTCCGTGATGTGGACATTTTCTTAGCAACGATTTAAAATGTTCTCACACTTCGTTTAAGTTTTTTCCTTCGAATTGCTTAAAGTTGGCTATGTTGCGCCTCAATTGAATGGTTCGACTAATGGGGAAAACTTGTGTAAAAATTTCCCCACTAGTTCGTCCCACGTCATGGTAGAACCAGGCTCTTGCGAATCCAACCATTCGTACGCATTGTCACAAAGTGAGAAAGGGAACAATCGAAGACGGATGGCATCATCAGTAACCCCGTTATACTTGAACATATCATAGATCTGCAAGAATCGCTTTAAATGTTTGTTCGGGTATTCCATCAAATTGCCCCAAAATTGCAAATTATTTTGGATCATTTGGATGGTGGCTGTCTTGATTTCAAATTATTGGCATTGATCATCGGCCTCTCGATATTGCCTCAGACTACATTTAACGTAGGTAGCGCGTATTCGCATAAACTTCGCTCTTGTCAAGCCATCAGTGGCTCTTTTCAGAACTATGCTTGCTGCTCTGGTGGTTCGTCAAACAGAGGGTTTTCCCAAGGTAAATCAACTACCACAGGTGGATTGTTTTGCATTTGTTGACGCTTTCGTCTCTAAATTCTCTCTGGTTCAAGATTTGGCTCAATTTGGATGGTTTCGCTTCGAGTCATACACTGAAATCAaagagaaattgaaataaaattagtaactgaaaaattaaattaaattaactaaaattaaaatttgtatcTATAGTTCTAAATATTCCTATTTATCCtattaaaatgcaaaaaataaaattttagtttaatgtcaAAACCTCCTTTACaacggcgccaacaacttgaccatcACCAGACATGCAATCATCTGGACTGGAAATGTTACAGCAAAATAGATAAGAAATAAAGCAGTGATGTCCACaatgggtcaaattgtaatatattaaAGAATGTTATAACGAAACACTCTGGGAAGTATTCCAAGAACCGTACACAATTGAGgttgaattaaacttaaattactTTTCTACACTAACAGGGCTAAATAGTAATAATCTAAAATTATATTACGAAtaaccaaattaaaagtgattaacaaaaataacataaattatataaaattaagacAACCAAATAACAATCGAAATTAATTCTAATTAAGAAGGCAGAAGATTAACTCACGTCACTGTTCTTAATTAACTTCAGAAGTCGAGTTTTATCgagttagctattaattaaccaattattaTCTCTTGgcatctaactaattaactaattgacCAATACacacttatctcttgacctcactttcttgactgggataaattattatttactcaGTAAACTTATCTCTTGATCTCATTTATcttaaatgacttcctagggtttaaCCAGACATAACTTAAGACCAACTAACTAGGATTTGAACCTTAATTCATCCGTTAATTATTCACACATCTGCTTGTTAATATCGCTAAGGAAACTAGTCATTCATGAATCTAGATGCAATTATccctaatttcatattaaacatGCAAAGCGGTAAATTAAATAAGAAAgggattaagaaaataaattcgtTTCGATGTCAATTTGCACGCGAAAGCTGAATTTCCTTTAACAATTGAGAAGATAACTCTGGTTGCGGTTggaaaccaaaaagaaataataaaaactacTTAATTAAAGGCTTGGATCGAAATTGAATCCAAGTTAAACAAAGAACAAAAACTGTTTAGgactaaattcaaataaattaaaaaccctaaaactaagTGGCTCACTTGGCCAAGCCTCTTAAAATGAAGCTAAACACTCCTATTTATAGCCAAAATTGTCTAACCTAATTAGCTTAAATTAACAGCCTAAAACTGATAAATATACATTGTGCAAACTAAAATGCCCCTGATTAATTTTGGCCTATTTGTCACTTGGCGTCGCGACACTGCATTCTGAGGTTGAATTTCTTGGCTTCGAAGTCCGGTGTTGTGACACCACAGTCCAGTGTCACGACGCTGCCATTGTCCTTCGCGTTCTAAGCTTGAAATCAGTGTTCTGCACACTCGAGTAGTTTGTTAGTTCATCCCTAGGACCGTATTGGCCCATTAGGTCATCAAATGGTTAAAAATTGCGTAAAAACGCTTATTTTGcgtaaattaaatataaaataataaaaaccaaaaacataataaaaacatgcaaaaaaaattattaaaaaaaaaacttgttaaGTGTCGAAAAAACTCTAATTTGCCAAAACAAATTGTGACAGGTCAATGTtacataaaatttgaaagaatatattataaaatttggaAAAGAGTCTAGCTAAGTTCGAACATGAAAGGTTGAATCTAAGGTTTGAACCATTTTTTAACCAAGCCTTTTTATTGTGTTTAATCCTATTTTTTCTACTAATATTTTCTTCAAATTCTCTCAAATACTCTTGAAACATTATAATTGTTTTTCCCAAAAAAAATagcaattgttttttttttaatttctaaattcaatttttctattaaCGAAAAATCATTAGTACCTTATTTggttcattttctttaatttttttggatttttcaaatatcaataataatttagttTGATTCGATTTGATACTCGatcttttcttattaaatttgagttgaattttttttatcttataataaaataaactttatttattatttttaaatattatttgataaatctttaaaaaaattatatatagttgtaaatttttttcaagtaaataaacaacAACAATCAATCAACTTTGTTTTTAaagtatataataattttaaattatcatcattttaaatataaaatatttattttaaaatcataaaaattaaaattaattataaattaaataaaaaattcaaaccgAAATTGAGTACTTCTGAATCAAAATTGGTCCAATTTTAATTTCTCCATTTTTTGTCAACCAAACCCGTAATGAATTCTGAAAAACTCAATCCTGACCGCCTGCCACCATGAGGAAGGAAAGACAGCACCGAGCAGCAAAAATCCAAGCACCTGACATGCACGCCTCCTTTAAGGGAGGCCAAAATTAAAGGAGTTGGTTGAAGTAGCGAGACAAATGTGAGTTTTCTTTATTCCATCCATTTGAAACAGGGGTTTTGTGTTTAAGTCACGTACTGTCGAATCTAATTAATGATTTTATGCTTCAAGTTTCAAACTTCCATGGAAGACTACTAGTTTATACATTAAGAAAGTTTCCATATTCCAAAGATATATTCCAAGCCTGCAACCTGAGATAACCAAAATCATAACTATACTATACAAACAAGTTAAAACAGTTACATTAACTTAGGCCACATCCCTAATTATCTAACGCCAATTTGCGTTTCTAGCACTTGCTTACTTCCAAAAGCTTCAAAAAGTGCTGCTGTTGCTGCTTAGCTCCCACAAGCCATGCACTCTTCACGATTCGTCAGGGAACAAACCATTTGTGCCATTTTTGTATCATCATCTGCTACCTTTGGTTTTTCCTATATTACCACAAATAACATGCTTGGTATCAATTGAATTCACAATTTGAATGATATTGAAATGGAGTGAGTTCAACGCCAATTCATATCTATTACCTTAAGCATGGAAGTATCGACTGTGAATTTGATTGCATCAGCTGCAGCTCGAGATCTTAGATAATACATACCAGTCTTCAGACCCTATATTAACAGTGGATCAGCAATCTTTGATGCAACAATTGGCATTTGCATTGGTTTAATCGCAATAAAGACCAAATTTTAATACCTTAGACCAGGCATAGAAGTGCAAGGAAGTTAGTTTTCCAAAATTAGGTTGGTCCATATGTATGTTTAAGCTTTGGCTCTGGTCTATGAAGCATCCACGATCAACAGCCATGTCAACCAATGTCTTTTGCTTGATTTCCCAAACAGTCCTAGTAAATTAAAGAGAAGCATAAATCTTAGTTTCACAGTTCATTCTAAATGATGACCAAAAAAGAACAGAATAGGGGACTTGGCCCTGGTTGAGAGGAGGGCAATTAAAAACACCTGTAAATTGCTTTCAGCTCATGAGGTACTTCTGGAATATTCTGAACAGAACCATCCTCATGTATTATGTTGTTCTTAATAACAGGAGACCAAAGACCCATCTCAGTTAAATCATGAAGAAGATGCTTGTTTACCACTACAAACTCCCCACTAGAGATAAGACAGAAAAAATGTTTTTAAGCAATTGACAATAAATAAATGAAAGGGATGATTAATAGGAAATCAGGACAAACCTCAAAACTCTACGACTATAAATATTGGAGGTATATGGCTCAAAGCATTCATTATTCCCAAGAATCTGACTAGTTGAAGCAGTTGGCATAGGTGCTAACAATAGTGAATTTCTCACTCCATTCTTGGCTATCATGTCCCTAAGAGCAGTCCAATCCCACCGACCTGAAGGAGTAACACCCCACATGTCAGGCTGAAGAATGCCCTGCAATTGAACACACAACTCAGCAGTGAGCAAAACAGACTTAAGCAATGAGCATCTAAGATATTGCAATTTGCAATCAAATTGTATAACCAAAATCCAAATTCTTTGAATGCACTTTAAAGAACCATCGACTGTCCATGTGTCCCATTATATAACCAAAATCCaaattcattatttaatcaccaacCTTACTAACGGGACTGCCAGCATATGTCTCATAGGGGCCCTGTTTCTCTGCCAAACTAGAAGAAGCTTTCAGAGCATGATAGTATATGGTCTCAAAAATGTCCTTGTTCAGCTGTTGAGCCTAAAATCCAAAACCAGTAAAATATCAGATAAAATTAATTCAGGTTAAAAAACATACCAGATCAATCTATTTGTGACCAAATATACCTCGGGTGAATCAAAGGCCATGCCAAGTAAGATGAATGTGTCTGCAAGACCCTGCACTCCAATACCAATTGGCCTATGACGCAAATTTGATCTTTTGGCAGTTTCAACGGGGTAgtaattaacatcaataatttTGTTAAGATTTCTGGTTACAATTTCAGTAACCTGACACATCACAAGAAAAAGAAATCTCAATCATGATAATATAAAAACCAAACAGCAATACTAATACACCCATTCCATCACAAAGACGTGCTAGATAGATTAGAATCCATCTAGTAACAGATGGATGAGTACAACTGCAAGGCAAAGAATCAAACCTCTGCCAGCTTATCAAAGTCAAAAAATCTATTCTGAGATCCTCTACTCCCAACGAGCTTAGATGGATGAGACTCCAATGGAACACCCTGAAGATCAAAAATGTAATAAGGCTAACTGTATAAATAAGCAGACCCAGGGGAACAACTGTGGGCAACATTAGCACTATGTATCACTTACCTTTTCCCTCACATATCTAGGTAGTGCAATAGACGCCAGATTGCACACAGCTGTTTCCATTGGACTTGTGTACTCAATTATCTCAGTACACAAATTTGAAGATTTAATGGTGCCAAGATTTTGCTGGTTACTTTTTCTATTGCAGGTATCCTGAAATAAAGTGAGGGGAAACAAAGGGTTGAGATCATGATACTCATCTTAGAACATAAATGCACAACAAAAACATAAGGCTTGTTTGGACAAATCACCTTAAATAGCATGTAAGGGGTCCCAGTTTCAATCTGTGATTTCAGGATCTCAAACCACAGGTTCTGTGCTTGGACAACCTTCTTTGCCTTGCCCTAGATATTAACAAAAGAACTTTTGGTACCTAATTTTGGTtggaaaaataataacaataggTAGAACAGTATTAACCTCTTTTTCATAATGAATATACAGCTTTTCAAATTCTTCACCCCAACAATCTGCCAGGCCTGGAGCCTCATTAGGACAGAACAATGACCATTGGCCATTACTTTGAACCCTTTGCATAAAAAGATCAGGCACCCAAAGAGCATAGAATAGATCACGAGCCCGGTGCTCTTCCTACAGAAACAAAGGCATTGTTGGATGCAATTTATTACTATACATCATTACAACCAAGTAACATAATGATATTTAGAACTTAAAAACAAATCATTATAGCCCCTGCAAATAAATTCAAGCTATATAAAAATACCTTTCCATGGTTCTTCCTCagatccaaaaactcaaaaatgtcAGCATGCCATGGCTCCAAATACACAGCAAAAGCACCTAAACAAGTCCACATCAttttttagtaaaagaaaaaacCAAACATTGTCATAACATCATACAGAATTGACCATACCTTTTCTTTTCCCTCCTCCTTGATCAACATATCGAGCAGTATCATTGAACACCCGCAGCATTGGGACAATTCCATTAGATGTACCATTTGTTCCACGAATATAACTACCTGTGGCTCGAATATTGTGAACAGAAACACCAATTCCTCCAGCTGATTTGCTGATAACAGCACACTCCTTCAAAGTTTCATAAATTCCTTCAATACTATCATCTTTCATGCACACCAAGAAGCAACTGCTCAACTGACAGAACATAATCCAAAAATTACGCATGTAAGCAAAATAGTTAGTAAACAATGGCATTTAAGTATAGGAACTTAATGTCTTGTTTGTATGCAATACATACTTGAGGCCTTGGAGTCCCAGCATTGAAAAGAGTGGGAGAAGCATGAGTGAACCATCTTTGAGACATCATGTGATAAGTTTTTATAGCAGAATCAATGTCATCCTTATGAATTCCAACAGCAACCCTCATTAACATGTGCTGAGGCCTTTCTATAACCTTCCCTTGAACTTTCAAGAGATAAGACCTCTCCAGGGTTTTGAAGCCAAAGTAATCGTAGTCAAAGTCACGATCATATATGATCTCACTATCCAACCGAGCAGCATTCTGAAACCAAAACAATTATACAGAATTCATTAATACGTATAAAACCCATTACAAAAATTTGCAAATTaaagcaagaaaaagaaaatcaaagaacAAACCAAACAACCAAAAAGAAATTCAAACACACTGTCTTTCACAAATATGTTGCTACCTTCTATAAGCACGACACAATTTTGACGTTAATTAAAAATTGGAAACTAAACCATAGGTCAGCTCTAATGATtacatgttttaaaataaaataattcaacatGATCAACAACAACCACCAAAATTTGAGcgtataaaagaataaaattaaaagattatcaGAATACCTCCATGATGATCTCATAAACATCATCAGCAATCAAAGGAGCCTTCAGTCCAGATCTCTCATTGAAATGATTGTACATGATCTTGATCCTACATTTACAAACCACGCATTCTCAAAACATCAATTGCATCCTTcccaacaagaaaaaaaaagcactAACAACTTTAGGTTGAAAGCACTTACGTCTCGGAGAATGACTTCTTAGTATTTTTATGCAAATTCGAAACAACAATCCTGGCTGCCAACTGCAATCATACGTTTTAATCAGCAAAAACTACCcatgttttgaaaattaaattaaaaaagaaatagaaccCTTACGGAAGCATAATCGGGGTGGTTAGCGGTCATAGCAGCGGCAGTTTCAGCAGCCAATTCATCAAGCTGGCTAGTAGTAACCCCTTTGTAAACACCAGCGCAAACCTTCTGAGCGACGAGCACCGGATCGCAGTGGTCAATGctaagaccatagctgagcttCTTCAACCTCGCGGTAATCTTGTCAAAATGGACCGCCTCTTGCCTCCCGTCTCTCTTAACCACATacatattttcttgaaatttggttttgttttgtacTTGATGGGCACTCACTCTTAAGGAATTTCGTCGAACAGGTTTCCGGCTTGAACGCAAAGTATAAGCCCGAAGAAGAACATATATAATGAGAGAAACCTACTAAGGTTTTTAAAATTAGGGATTCACTTTCCCTCGtaatgagaaaatttttgaaagtttcccgCCAAAATTGGATTAGGATTGGAGCGTCGAATtgccctttttttttgttctttattttccttttttctttcgtTCTCTCCTTAATTTTTCCTTGAGAGTGCGAGTGTGTGTTGTTGTTGTCGCGGGGGTGGCGGGTAAATGCGAAGGGGTAAGGGAGAAATAGCTGGCGAGTGGGGTCCAcgttttaattgtttttcaaatttttaaatcttaGAGTGCGAAGGAAGATTGAAAGGGAAAGGGATTGGTGGTTCGTTGGTTTGATTAGGCAGGCTGCTTTCTTTATGGAGAGAGAGTAATGACAAATAATAATTTGGTTTCATGGACTTTGGATTAGCGAGGGGCGCGCTTTTTTATATTGGGCGGGTTTTTTACCCGATTTTTTCAAAGGTTTTTGACCCGATTTGAGTTTACagtagaggtgtccatgggccggTGACCCGGCCCGGCCTGATGGCCCGCTCTAAATATGGGTTTgagcaaaaaaacgaggcccgtttaaaaaatggaccGGGCCTTAGACACCACTTTTTTCACCCGAGCCCGATCCGGCCCGgcctgaatttaataaaaatatatttttttatttttattttttaatttaaaatatttttaaaatactttttttttatttttttatttttttatttttaaaattattttttggtgtttattaaaaaatgggtgggctgggccgggctcgggcttaggatTTTATTCCCGAGATGGGCCTAGacaaaattctaggcccatatttcgagccGGGCTGAGCCCGGGCTTAGGAGgcgggccaaaattttttctgggcccggcccgaacctggcccgacccatggacacctctagttTACACTTTACACCACATCATTTTCATTTGGTTtgtga is part of the Gossypium hirsutum isolate 1008001.06 chromosome D11, Gossypium_hirsutum_v2.1, whole genome shotgun sequence genome and encodes:
- the LOC107922452 gene encoding ribonucleoside-diphosphate reductase large subunit; the protein is MYVVKRDGRQEAVHFDKITARLKKLSYGLSIDHCDPVLVAQKVCAGVYKGVTTSQLDELAAETAAAMTANHPDYASLAARIVVSNLHKNTKKSFSETIKIMYNHFNERSGLKAPLIADDVYEIIMENAARLDSEIIYDRDFDYDYFGFKTLERSYLLKVQGKVIERPQHMLMRVAVGIHKDDIDSAIKTYHMMSQRWFTHASPTLFNAGTPRPQLSSCFLVCMKDDSIEGIYETLKECAVISKSAGGIGVSVHNIRATGSYIRGTNGTSNGIVPMLRVFNDTARYVDQGGGKRKGAFAVYLEPWHADIFEFLDLRKNHGKEEHRARDLFYALWVPDLFMQRVQSNGQWSLFCPNEAPGLADCWGEEFEKLYIHYEKEGKAKKVVQAQNLWFEILKSQIETGTPYMLFKDTCNRKSNQQNLGTIKSSNLCTEIIEYTSPMETAVCNLASIALPRYVREKGVPLESHPSKLVGSRGSQNRFFDFDKLAEVTEIVTRNLNKIIDVNYYPVETAKRSNLRHRPIGIGVQGLADTFILLGMAFDSPEAQQLNKDIFETIYYHALKASSSLAEKQGPYETYAGSPVSKGILQPDMWGVTPSGRWDWTALRDMIAKNGVRNSLLLAPMPTASTSQILGNNECFEPYTSNIYSRRVLSGEFVVVNKHLLHDLTEMGLWSPVIKNNIIHEDGSVQNIPEVPHELKAIYRTVWEIKQKTLVDMAVDRGCFIDQSQSLNIHMDQPNFGKLTSLHFYAWSKGLKTGMYYLRSRAAADAIKFTVDTSMLKEKPKVADDDTKMAQMVCSLTNREECMACGS